In one Trichosurus vulpecula isolate mTriVul1 chromosome 8, mTriVul1.pri, whole genome shotgun sequence genomic region, the following are encoded:
- the LOC118829051 gene encoding small ubiquitin-related modifier 2-like: LLLFLLLLFLTIITIIFLLLLLLLLLLLPLLLLPPFPWSGPSWCLFCEAAAEETAGLAMADEKPKEGVKTENNDHINLKVAGQDGSVVQFKIKRHTPLSKLMKAYCERQGLSMRQIGFRFDGQPINETDTPAQLEMEDEDTIDVFQQQTGGAY, from the coding sequence ctcctcctttttcttctcctcctcttcctcaccatcatcaccatcatcttcctcctcctcctcctcctcctgctcctgctcctgccgCTGCTGCTTCTCCCCCCGTTCCCTTGGAGCGGACCATCCTGGTGCCTCTTTTGTGAAGCGGCGGCTGAGGAGACCGCGGGACTCGCCATGGCCGACGAAAAGCCGAAGGAAGGagtcaagactgaaaacaacgACCACATTAATTTGAAGGTGGCAGGGCAAGATGGTTCAGTGGTGCAATTTAAGATTAAGAGGCACACACCACTTAGTAAACTAATGAAAGCCTATTGTGAACGACAGGGTTTGTCAATGAGGCAGATCGGATTCCGATTTGATGGGCAAccaatcaatgaaacagacaCACCTGCACAGTTGGAAATGGAAGATGAAGATACAATTGATGTattccagcagcagacaggaggCGCTTACTAA